In Myxococcales bacterium, the following proteins share a genomic window:
- a CDS encoding thiolase family protein, producing the protein MTKIVIAEAVRSAVGRAVKGSLTNKRPDELAGDVIAALLARVPQLKPSDVDDLVLGCAMPEGEQGLNVARLAGLLGGLPIETGAQTINRFCSSGLQAIATAAGQIAVGSSDVVVAGGVESMTMVPMIGFHLSASPELMERFPTAHTPMGITAENVAKKFNISREAQDAFAFGSQMKAKAAIEKGVFKDEIVAVRAIGYGQNGERVYSDFAIDELPRPETTLEGLGKLPAAFSMGGSVTAGNASPLSDGAAACLVMSDDKAKALGIKPLGYFKAFVTVGVDPALMGIGPLPAVQKLLAKTGLKVSDIDLFEMNEAFASQAVYCQKELGIPDAKLNVNGGAIALGHPLGCTGAKLTATALYELRRRGGKYAIVTMCIGGGQGAAGLFEAA; encoded by the coding sequence ATGACCAAAATTGTCATTGCCGAAGCAGTCCGTTCCGCGGTGGGTCGCGCCGTCAAAGGCTCGCTCACCAACAAGCGCCCCGACGAATTGGCGGGCGACGTCATCGCCGCGCTGCTCGCGCGCGTGCCACAACTTAAACCCAGCGACGTCGACGACCTCGTACTCGGCTGCGCCATGCCCGAGGGCGAGCAAGGCCTCAACGTCGCGCGCCTCGCAGGCTTGCTTGGCGGCCTGCCGATTGAAACTGGCGCCCAAACCATCAACCGATTTTGTTCGTCGGGCCTGCAAGCCATTGCGACGGCAGCTGGTCAGATTGCGGTTGGCAGCAGCGACGTCGTGGTCGCCGGCGGCGTCGAATCCATGACCATGGTGCCGATGATCGGCTTTCACCTCAGCGCCTCGCCAGAGCTCATGGAGCGCTTTCCTACCGCGCATACGCCGATGGGCATTACGGCGGAAAATGTCGCCAAGAAGTTTAACATTTCGCGCGAGGCGCAAGACGCCTTTGCCTTTGGCAGCCAGATGAAGGCCAAGGCGGCCATCGAAAAAGGCGTCTTCAAAGACGAAATCGTCGCGGTGCGCGCGATTGGCTACGGCCAAAATGGCGAGCGCGTTTACAGCGATTTTGCCATCGACGAATTGCCGCGCCCCGAGACTACGCTCGAAGGCCTTGGCAAACTGCCGGCTGCCTTTTCCATGGGCGGCTCGGTCACCGCGGGCAACGCCTCGCCGCTCTCTGACGGCGCGGCCGCTTGTTTGGTGATGTCGGACGACAAGGCCAAAGCCCTCGGCATCAAGCCGCTTGGCTACTTCAAGGCGTTCGTCACCGTCGGCGTCGACCCGGCCCTCATGGGTATTGGCCCCCTGCCCGCGGTGCAAAAGCTGCTCGCCAAGACCGGCCTCAAGGTCTCTGACATCGACCTCTTCGAGATGAACGAGGCCTTTGCCAGCCAAGCCGTCTACTGCCAAAAAGAGCTCGGCATTCCTGACGCCAAGCTCAACGTCAACGGCGGCGCCATCGCGCTCGGCCACCCACTCGGCTGCACCGGCGCCAAGCTCACCGCCACCGCGCTCTACGAACTGCGCCGCCGCGGCGGCAAGTACGCCATCGTCACCATGTGCATCGGTGGCGGCCAAGGCGCCGCCGGCCTCTTCGAAGCCGCCTAG